From a single Nocardioides sp. dk884 genomic region:
- a CDS encoding ABC transporter substrate-binding protein, whose protein sequence is MSLSLAACTSTGTSAEPDGEDSTTIKVGTLRGQPHFYAPYLYEDHTEDDLDIEVVALDTAPALNDALASGSIDFAVGSITTTIAGAAAGRDVKILAAAADGGSIIGGSGIDSVQDLVGKKVGYLESSAQLVALRLVLERERVDVDDLSLVSLAPPEFFNAFQTGQIDAFAAPEIGVSLAIGAGGTPIADPYSTEIGRLNIALIATGETIAEDAELVQQVVDAHAATTTYMAEHQDEWLPEMVEQYGGDEDVFATALDNFWMRADLSPTYETQIASLATQMARLGMIDAAPAVEDLIDSSFASREEPAESGAGS, encoded by the coding sequence GTGTCCCTGTCCCTCGCCGCCTGCACCTCCACCGGCACCAGCGCGGAGCCGGACGGCGAGGACTCGACGACCATCAAGGTCGGCACCTTGCGCGGCCAGCCGCACTTCTACGCGCCGTACCTCTACGAGGACCACACCGAGGACGACCTCGACATCGAGGTCGTGGCGCTCGACACCGCGCCGGCCCTCAACGACGCCCTGGCCAGCGGGTCCATCGACTTTGCTGTCGGCAGCATCACCACGACGATCGCCGGCGCCGCCGCGGGGCGCGACGTCAAGATCCTCGCCGCCGCTGCGGACGGCGGCAGCATCATCGGCGGCTCCGGCATCGACTCGGTGCAGGACCTGGTCGGCAAGAAGGTCGGCTACCTGGAGTCCAGCGCCCAGCTCGTCGCGCTGCGACTGGTCCTGGAGCGCGAGCGCGTGGACGTCGACGACCTCTCGCTCGTCTCGCTGGCTCCGCCGGAGTTCTTCAACGCCTTCCAGACCGGCCAGATCGACGCGTTCGCCGCCCCCGAGATCGGGGTCTCCCTCGCCATCGGCGCCGGCGGCACCCCGATCGCCGACCCGTACTCCACCGAGATCGGGCGCCTCAACATCGCCCTCATCGCCACCGGCGAGACGATCGCGGAGGACGCGGAGCTGGTCCAGCAGGTCGTCGACGCGCACGCGGCGACCACGACGTACATGGCCGAGCACCAGGACGAGTGGCTGCCCGAGATGGTCGAGCAGTACGGCGGCGACGAGGACGTCTTCGCCACCGCGCTCGACAACTTCTGGATGCGCGCCGATCTCTCCCCCACCTACGAGACCCAGATCGCCAGCCTGGCCACCCAGATGGCGCGGCTCGGCATGATCGACGCCGCCCCGGCCGTCGAGGACCTCATCGACTCCTCCTTCGCCTCGCGCGAGGAGCCCGCCGAGTCGGGCGCTGGCTCGTGA
- a CDS encoding ABC transporter permease, which translates to MSEVNAARLAKAGRGLLGLGVLALIVALWDLGVRGGWVLVFDIKMGFLPPPADVATLMWDFAFGGVHDDAFSATLWQHLWASTGRVLAGFSVAAAIAIPLGVLMGRYRLVLAALDPAINLFRPIPATAWVPLILLIIGFGSQATIFLIALSAFFPILLNTLGAVQQVPDRLVEAAQMLGTSRVGVLLKVIVPAATPGIVAGLRLGLGLAWVILVLGESNGIEWGLGSMITLAREQVRTDRVVVGMIVIGMAGFLSDRILLYGFRGLFGRRPLVRS; encoded by the coding sequence GTGAGCGAGGTCAACGCCGCGCGGCTGGCGAAGGCCGGGCGGGGACTCCTCGGCCTGGGCGTCCTGGCGCTGATCGTCGCCTTGTGGGACCTCGGGGTCCGCGGCGGCTGGGTGCTCGTCTTCGACATCAAGATGGGCTTCCTGCCGCCACCGGCCGACGTGGCCACGTTGATGTGGGACTTCGCCTTCGGCGGCGTCCACGACGACGCGTTCAGCGCGACGCTTTGGCAGCACCTCTGGGCGAGCACCGGGCGGGTGCTGGCCGGGTTCTCGGTCGCGGCCGCCATCGCCATCCCGCTCGGGGTGCTGATGGGCCGCTACCGGCTGGTGCTGGCCGCGCTCGACCCGGCGATCAACCTGTTCCGCCCGATCCCGGCCACCGCGTGGGTGCCGCTGATCCTGCTGATCATCGGCTTCGGCAGCCAGGCCACGATCTTCCTGATCGCGCTCTCGGCGTTCTTCCCGATCCTGCTCAACACGCTGGGCGCGGTGCAGCAGGTCCCCGACCGGCTCGTCGAGGCCGCCCAGATGCTCGGCACCAGCCGCGTCGGCGTCCTGCTCAAGGTCATCGTCCCGGCCGCCACGCCCGGCATCGTCGCCGGGCTCCGCCTCGGCCTCGGCCTGGCCTGGGTGATCCTCGTGCTCGGCGAGAGCAACGGCATCGAGTGGGGCCTGGGCTCGATGATCACGCTGGCCCGCGAGCAGGTCCGCACCGACCGCGTCGTGGTCGGGATGATCGTGATCGGCATGGCCGGCTTCCTCTCCGACCGCATCCTTCTGTACGGCTTCCGCGGCCTCTTCGGTCGCCGTCCCCTTGTGAGGTCCTGA
- a CDS encoding SRPBCC family protein: MPLRQLDASTELTLRWRVDVAPDRLWDCLTDPGLLAQWLGRLVAGGVAADSDFVVDHGDGYCCRSRVLVHDEPHRLAFTWHFPDEPPSEVALELRGAGEAATDLRLTHRGLGDLTASYRDGWCVHLTYLEAAALGTPLPASMFWQLHATVAALHGG; this comes from the coding sequence GTGCCGCTGCGACAGCTGGATGCCTCGACCGAGCTGACCCTCCGCTGGCGGGTCGACGTCGCGCCGGACCGGCTCTGGGACTGCCTCACCGACCCGGGACTGCTGGCCCAGTGGCTCGGCCGGCTGGTCGCCGGCGGCGTCGCGGCCGACTCCGACTTCGTGGTCGACCACGGCGACGGCTACTGCTGCCGCTCCCGCGTGCTCGTGCACGACGAGCCGCACCGGCTCGCCTTCACCTGGCACTTCCCCGACGAGCCGCCCTCCGAGGTCGCGCTCGAGCTGCGCGGTGCCGGCGAGGCCGCCACCGACCTGCGGCTCACCCACCGCGGCCTGGGCGACCTCACGGCGTCGTACCGCGACGGCTGGTGCGTGCACCTGACCTACCTGGAGGCTGCCGCGCTCGGTACGCCGCTGCCGGCCTCGATGTTCTGGCAGCTGCACGCCACCGTCGCGGCGTTGCACGGGGGCTGA